The following are encoded in a window of Vespula pensylvanica isolate Volc-1 chromosome 2, ASM1446617v1, whole genome shotgun sequence genomic DNA:
- the LOC122626877 gene encoding endocuticle structural glycoprotein ABD-4-like, translating to MQYTILVLALVGSALGQYGGFRGFNQNLFPQTPKPSYQQQPQYQPEYNPYSGRFIAIRSQQRDSFPDGTYNWSYETENGISASETGRPKPGGAPGQQGEAVQGRFSYTAPDGTPIQVDYVADENGFRPQGAHLPTPPPIPEAIRRALAANPPGPDDSNYGPAYNQIPYRRY from the exons CCTCGCTCTTGTTGGCTCTGCCTTGGGACAATATGGAGGATTCAGAGGCTTCAATCAAAATCTCTTTCCGCAGACACCAAAGCCTAGTTATCAGCAACAGCCGCAATATCAACCGGAATACAA cCCATACAGTGGTCGGTTTATAGCGATTCGTAGTCAGCAACGTGATTCCTTCCCAGACGGCACGTACAACTGGAGCTACGAGACAGAAAATGGAATTTCAGCATCGGAAACGGGTCGTCCTAAGCCTGGTGGTGCACCTGGACAGCAAGGCGAG GCGGTGCAGGGTAGATTTTCATACACGGCACCCGACGGTACACCTATCCAAGTGGACTACGTAGCAGACGAAAATGGCTTCCGTCCTCAGGGTGCTCATTTACCAACGCCACCCCCGATCCCAGAGGCCATAAGACGTGCGCTAGCAGCCAATCCACCTGGACCAGACGATTCGAACTACGGACCGGCTTACAATCAAATACCATatagaagatattaa